A single Denticeps clupeoides chromosome 7, fDenClu1.1, whole genome shotgun sequence DNA region contains:
- the ccdc43 gene encoding coiled-coil domain-containing protein 43 isoform X2: protein MAAPEKVAGEFENWLNQRLDALEIDKDVYGTYILGVLQEEEADEEKRDALQGILSAFLEDDHLEDVCKQIIGQWTEHCSKSATPKKAEEVQAIASLIEKQAQMVVKQKEVTDQERERKQALLAQYANVTDEEDDGEDELNSQMSAAVVPSENSLFKNTNVEDVLSRQRQKRDQAKEDSQKKKEQDKMQREKDKLAKQERRDKEKKRTQKGERKR from the exons ATGGCTGCGCCCGAAAAAGTCGCCGGTGAGTTTGAAAACTGGCTAAACCAGCGGCTGGACGCTCTGGAAATCGACAAGGACGTTTACGGAACTTATATTCTGGGCGTCCTTCAAGAGGAGGAGGCCGATGAAGAGAAGAGGGACGCGCTGCAGGGCATCCTGTCCGCCTTCCTG GAAGACGATCACCTAGAAGATGTTTGCAAGCAGATTATTGGTCAGTGGACGGAGCACTGTTCAAAATCAGCCACGCCTAAGAAGGCAGAGG AGGTTCAGGCCATCGCCAGCCTGATAGAGAAGCAAGCTCAAATGGTGGTGAAGCAGAAGGAGGTGACGGACCAGGAGCGGGAACGGAAACAGGCCCTCCTGGCCCAGTATGCCAACGTCACAGATGAGGAAGA TGATGGCGAGGACGAGCTCAACAGTCAGATGAGCGCGGCCGTGGTCCCCAGCGAGAACT CCCTGTTTAAGAACACAAACGTGGAGGATGTTCTGTCACGTCAGCGGCAGAAGCGGGATCAAGCCAAGGAGGACTCTcagaagaagaaggagcaggacaaAATGCAGCGAGAGAAAGACAAACTGgccaagcaggagaggagagacaAGGAGAAGAAACGCACACAGAAAGGAGAACGCAAAAGATAG
- the ccdc43 gene encoding coiled-coil domain-containing protein 43 isoform X1: MAAPEKVAGEFENWLNQRLDALEIDKDVYGTYILGVLQEEEADEEKRDALQGILSAFLEDDHLEDVCKQIIGQWTEHCSKSATPKKAEAEVQAIASLIEKQAQMVVKQKEVTDQERERKQALLAQYANVTDEEDDGEDELNSQMSAAVVPSENSLFKNTNVEDVLSRQRQKRDQAKEDSQKKKEQDKMQREKDKLAKQERRDKEKKRTQKGERKR; encoded by the exons ATGGCTGCGCCCGAAAAAGTCGCCGGTGAGTTTGAAAACTGGCTAAACCAGCGGCTGGACGCTCTGGAAATCGACAAGGACGTTTACGGAACTTATATTCTGGGCGTCCTTCAAGAGGAGGAGGCCGATGAAGAGAAGAGGGACGCGCTGCAGGGCATCCTGTCCGCCTTCCTG GAAGACGATCACCTAGAAGATGTTTGCAAGCAGATTATTGGTCAGTGGACGGAGCACTGTTCAAAATCAGCCACGCCTAAGAAGGCAGAGG CAGAGGTTCAGGCCATCGCCAGCCTGATAGAGAAGCAAGCTCAAATGGTGGTGAAGCAGAAGGAGGTGACGGACCAGGAGCGGGAACGGAAACAGGCCCTCCTGGCCCAGTATGCCAACGTCACAGATGAGGAAGA TGATGGCGAGGACGAGCTCAACAGTCAGATGAGCGCGGCCGTGGTCCCCAGCGAGAACT CCCTGTTTAAGAACACAAACGTGGAGGATGTTCTGTCACGTCAGCGGCAGAAGCGGGATCAAGCCAAGGAGGACTCTcagaagaagaaggagcaggacaaAATGCAGCGAGAGAAAGACAAACTGgccaagcaggagaggagagacaAGGAGAAGAAACGCACACAGAAAGGAGAACGCAAAAGATAG